From a region of the Chrysemys picta bellii isolate R12L10 chromosome 7, ASM1138683v2, whole genome shotgun sequence genome:
- the RNASEH2C gene encoding ribonuclease H2 subunit C, with protein MIGGRGFTQGGNYRAHHASGRDYHSHHASGARFASCGMHWPQDYTPQHALGEACGAKAFPSVSSRSPAVRGTLGEGSRPQLSSACLWSKMSESSSPIRLDLSSLREAPQDVLHLLPCEVEHNGSAPVARYFTPAIRQGSQEKSVSFRGRSLKGQEVIVPQGYVGLVLKEDQRPCTEEEERTVRLKSTFGTLTVWNLERAPSADDGLLLALSWPGIAEAIHAPVSRKEQ; from the exons ATGATCGGAGGGAGGGGTTTCACTCAGGGTGGAAACTACCGCGCCCATCATGCATCGGGGCGGGACTACCACTCCCATCATGCATCGGGGGCGCGGTTTGCCTCCTGTGGCATGCACTGGCCTCAGGACTACActccccagcatgcactgggagAGGCGTGCGGTGCGAAGGCATTCCCGTCGGTGTCTTCCCGTTCCCCTGCTGTGCGCGGGACTCTCGGTGAGGGCAGCAG GCCCCAGCTGAGCAGTGCCTGCCTCTGGAGCAAGATGTCTGAGAGCAGCAGCCCCATTCGGCTGGACCTGAGCTCCCTGCGGGAGGCGCCCCAAGATGTCTTACACCTGCTGCCCTGCGAGGTGGAGCACAACGGCAGCGCCCCTGTGGCCAGATACTTCACCCCGGCCATCCGCCAAGGCTCGCAGG AGAAATCTGTATCCTTCCGTGGCAGGAGCCTCAAGGGGCAGGAGGTGATAGTGCCCCAAGGTTATGTGGGGCTGGTTCTGAAGGAGGATCAAAGGCCCTGCACAGAGGAGGAG GAGCGGACTGTGCGGCTGAAATCAACCTTTGGGACGCTGACAGTTTGGAACCTGGAGCGGGCTCCAAGTGCGGATGATGGgctgctcctggctctgagctGGCCAGGGATCGCCGAGGCC ATCCATGCACCAGTGTCGAGGAAGGAACAGTGA
- the AP5B1 gene encoding AP-5 complex subunit beta-1 has product MSVRSGESWTQLITTFRAGPTAFLLARGSDDTFLAELLQDLSSERISEQTKVSMLTLLLEFPTLLCPDPEVGEQVAGSLLANFAQLPHSPKLSWLRRHLLVVVGTVLISTEAFGEGSQASRDYLSLLLHLASDLNDQRQGPGDRGVRAAACESLRELECCYPGLFSRRLDSLRSMQQQELTPVHQGYTLLYSLALRNAVLLLARRGEGALSELLAGNEGLAWEAVGNAGEVSPASIDRLLLLPTPAETKELKSVLSQLLDDSYLLTPPAQGQLLWHLAQVLSVIRTQSPAIFKAQLVRLFGTAHVALLHASLQLKGLFTDSLFTAEDEAFLLRRLVGMAQHPSLPSPLKLFYLDCLLHFPENRPLGSGSEEGLPVLLTPRLASCLFPSLFNDPGTMLARLNLLSLVCLENQGPEAERGVGYIFEHVLALADTVAGKGGCEATGLFFRAAYLFARYFGSRPQLMAELTGTLVGLYRQRCSLAPNLINLLNETQAVLDDPAWPASLSKALQELTVGMPLLPPWEQELGWHLKLLARVAKESGVPQGSTLGFLQRLVRLAGAGQLGDWHIGQALLSVCRNLLQHQPPPAMGCQLAELLQDVSLSYPDVDVQDRARFYYTLLSCLSGDKLGAVLAPGGRLKARTLSSSIMADSENFAAALTVHPAPQPLLQLQREAPAKPTLVPAPAFQPCPADAQEVKDCCRQLLELHSPARLSLTYRLLHTGSSPERLFCLLLRFERSDNFYEPVPDVCVPCLSTTRPSPVLTLHLQPRCPYPTELAVSALYTTQTGLTYCSQLEPLQVAFPDIFLPLALPVNWDCESRRHLFDTLWSSLCPDGSGDCAESLFCWPTTQQPLGVLVQAHFASYVVAEEVGTYKIAIALPPHYHVLLQAQGTQGAARVTIRTDNWKVLPHLSAYLRKVVE; this is encoded by the exons ATGAGTGTGAGGAGTGGGGAGAGCTGGACCCAGCTTATAACAACCTTCCGAGCAGGCCCCACAGCCTTCCTTCTGGCCCGCGGGAGTGATGATACCTTCCTGGCTGAGTTGCTGCAGGACCTGAGTAGCGAGAGGATCAGTGAGCAAACCAAG GTCTCCATGCTGACCCTTCTGCTGGAGTTCCCCACCCTGCTGTGCCCAGACCCCGAGGTGGGTGAGCAGGTGGCTGGCTCTCTCCTGGCTAACTTTGCCCAGCTGCCCCACTCACCCAAGCTGTCCTGGCTGCGGCGCCActtgctggtggtggtggggactgTGTTGATCTCCACTGAGGCCTTTGGGGAGGGCTCCCAGGCCTCCCGTGACtacctctctctgctgctgcaccTGGCCTCGGACCTCAACGACCAGCGGCAGGGGCCGGGTGACCGCGGGGTGCGGGCGGCCGCCTGTGAGAGTCTGAGGGAGCTGGAGTGCTGCTACCCCGGCCTGTTCTCCCGGCGGTTGGACTCGCTGCGCTCcatgcagcagcaggagctcacgCCTGTCCACCAGGGCTATACGCTGCTATACAGCCTGGCCCTGCGCAATGCCGTGCTGCTGCTGGCCCGCCGGGGCGAGGGGGCTCTCAGTGAATTGCTGGCTGGCAACGAGGGGCTGGCTTGGGAGGCGGTGGGGAATGCCGGGGAAGTCTCTCCAGCCTCCATTGaccgcctgctgctgctgcccaccccGGCCGAGACCAAGGAGCTGAAGTCGGTGCTGTCCCAGCTGCTGGATGACTCCTATCTGCTGACACCACCTGCCCAGGGCCAGCTTCTGTGGCATCTGGCCCAGGTGTTGTCCGTGATCCGCACCCAGTCACCTGCCATCTTCAAGGCGCAGCTGGTGCGGTTGTTTGGCACAGCCCACGTGGCACTGCTGCACGCCAGCCTGCAGCTCAAAGGGCTTTTCACTGATAGCCTCTTCACAGCTGAGGACGAGGCCTTCCTCCTGCGCCGCCTGGTGGGCATGGCCCAGCATCCCTCACTGCCCTCGCCCCTCAAACTCTTCTACCTCGACTGCCTGCTGCACTTCCCCGAGAACCGCCCACTGGGCTCGGGCTCTGAAGAGGGGCTGCCCGTCCTGCTCACACCCCGCCTggcctcctgcctcttcccctcactCTTCAACGACCCGGGCACCATGCTGGCACGCCTCAACCTGCTGAGTCTGGTGTGCCTGGAAAACCAGGGCCCCGAGGCTGAGCGGGGTGTTGGGTATATCTTTGAGCATGTCCTGGCACTGGCAGACACCGTGGCAGGCAAAGGTGGATGTGAGGCCACTGGGCTCTTCTTCCGAGCCGCCTACCTCTTTGCCCGCTACTTTGGCTCAAGGCCACAGCTTATGGCAGAGCTGACGGGCACCCTGGTGGGGCTGTATCGCCAGCGCTGCTCCCTGGCCCCCAACCTCATAAACCTGCTCAATGAGACCCAGGCAGTGCTGGATGACCCAGCCTGGCCCGCATCCTTGAGCAAGGCCCTGCAGGAGCTGACTGTGGGCAtgccgctgctgccaccctgggagcaggagctgggctggcaCCTCAAGCTGTTGGCCCGGGTGGCAAAGgagagtggggtcccgcagggcaGCACACTTGGGTTCCTGCAGCGTCTGGTGCGGCTGGCAGGTGCTGGACAGCTGGGAGATTGGCACATTGGCCAGGCTTTGCTGAGCGTCTGCCGCAACCTGCTGCAGcaccagcctccacctgccatggGGTGCCAGCTGGCTGAACTGCTCCAAGATGTCTCGCTGAGCTACCCGGATGTGGATGTGCAGGATCGGGCTCGCTTCTACTACACACTCCTGTCGTGCCTGTCCGGGGACAAGCTGGGGGCAGTGCTGGCACCTGGGGGGCGCCTCAAAGCCCGGactctctcctcctccatcaTGGCAGATAGCGAGAACTTCGCTGCCGCACTAACCGTGCACCCAGCCCCGCAAcccctgctgcagctgcagcgCGAGGCCCCAGCCAAGCCCACCCTGGTACCAGCGCCAGCCTTCCAGCCGTGCCCTGCTGATGCTCAGGAGGTGAAGGACTGCTGCCGACAGCTCCTGGAGCTGCATTCTCCAGCCCGGCTCAGCCTGACGTACCGGCTGCTCCACACAGGGTCCTCACCTGAGCGACTCTTCTGCCTCCTGCTGCGCTTCGAGCGCTCTGACAACTTCTATGAGCCAGTGCCTGACGTGTGCGTGCCCTGCCTCTCCACCACCCGCCCATCACCCGTCCTCACACTCCACCTGCAGCCCCGCTGCCCCTACCCCACCGAGCTGGCAGTGAGCGCCTTGTACACCACGCAAACCGGCCTCACCTATTGCAGCCAGCTAGAACCACTGCAGGTGGCCTTTCCGGACATCTTCCTGCCTCTGGCACTGCCTGTGAATTGGGACTGTGAGAGCCGGCGCCACCTCTTTGACACCCTCTGGTCCTCCCTGTGCCCAGATGGGTCAGGTGACTGCGCTGAGAGCCTCTTTTGCTGGCCGACCACCCAACAGCCCCTGGGTGTCCTGGTGCAGGCTCACTTTGCCAGCTACGTAGTGGCAGAGGAGGTGGGCACCTACAAGATTGCCATAGCCCTGCCACCCCACTACCATGTGCTGCTGCAGGCACAGGGGACCCAGGGGGCAGCGCGTGTCACCATTCGCACTGACAACTGGAAGGTGCTCCCCCACCTGAGTGCCTATCTACGGAAGGTGGTGGAGTGA
- the OVOL1 gene encoding putative transcription factor Ovo-like 1, with protein MPRAFLVKKSCVSVGKRNWSELPDEERGEIYVPVCLGGCALGKDLEPSVAEAPSYPMPLDLTLRDPSYTAAQLPGEVPPAGQHNGFPRPKMKVTLGAGPGELFSCPVCQKGFSYQRMLNRHLKCHSEVKRHLCPYCGKGFNDTFDLKRHVRTHTGVRPYKCHLCDKAFTQRCSLESHLKKIHGVQQRYAYKERRAKLYVCEECGCTADSQEGHLLHLREQHPDSPLLRKASRKTAASLHSALPTLLQSSPCL; from the exons ATGCCTCGGGCTTTCTTAGTGAAAAAATCCTGTGTGTCTGTGGGCAAGAGGAACTGGAGTGAATTGCCTGATGAAGAGAGAGGAGAGATTTATGTACCAG TCTGCCTGGGGGGCTGTGCCCTGGGCAAGGACTTGGAGCCCTCGGTGGCTGAAGCCCCCTCGTATCCGATGCCCCTGGACCTGACCCTGCGAGATCCGAGCTACACGGCTGCCCAGCTCCCTGGGGaggtgcccccagctgggcagcaCAATGGGTTCCCGCGGCCCAAAATGAAG GTGACGTTGGGCGCAGGGCCGGGCGAGCTGTTCTCCTGCCCCGTGTGCCAGAAGGGCTTCAGCTACCAGCGCATGCTCAACCGGCACCTCAAGTGCCACAGCGAGGTCAAGCGCCACCTGTGCCCCTACTGCGGGAAAGGCTTCAACGACACCTTTGACCTCAAACGCCACGTCCGCACCCACACAG GCGTGCGCCCGTACAAGTGCCATCTGTGCGACAAGGCCTTCACGCAGCGCTGCTCGCTGGAGTCGCACCTGAAGAAGATCCACGGGGTGCAGCAGCGCTACGCCTACAAGGAGCGGCGGGCCAAGCTCTACGTGTGCGAGGAGTGCGGCTGCACGGCCGACAGCCAGGAGGGCCACCTGCTCCATCTGCGGGAGCAGCACCCCGACAGCCCCTTGCTGCGCAAGGCCTCGCGCAAGACGGCTGCCTCCCTGCACAGTGCCCTCCCCACACTGCTGCAGAGCAGCCCGTGTCTGTGA